The window TTATTGTCGATCTGGGTGATGTTGATTACATCAGTTCGGCAGGTTGGGGTATTTTTATCAGCGAAATCAAAGGTATTAAAGAAAATAGCGGCGATTTGAAACTTGTGCGAATGATTCCTGAAGTGTATGAAGTTTTCGAATTACTCGAGTTTCATTATATTTTGAAAGCTTACGATACGATCGAAGATGCTGTGGACGCTTTTGTCAAGGAAAACGGAGGCGTACTGACCTCCACGCCTAAAGCCGCGCCTGAAAAAGAAGTGACGGCCCCTTCTACATCTTCTGCAGCCAAGTCGCTCGGTACGGCGTCTAAACACGTCGAAGAAAAAGAAGAGGAAGAAGAAGACGAATTGATGCATGTGCCAAAAAGCGCAGATGAAATGACGGTCGAAGAAAAAATATTTGACGTTATTGCCAAAAGCCCGTCGTTGAGCGCATGGCAAATCAAAAAAATCTTAAATTCATCGGATTACGGGTTTACCAAGTTAGGATGGTTCGAAGTCAGAAAAAAACTCAAAGATATGAACATGGAAAGCAAAGAAGCCCGTTACAATTATTCGGCAAAACATAAATAATCGGTTTTTAAAACTCATACGTAGTAATTTTCACCATCAACCCCCATTCATGTAATTTTTTCTTATGGAAAAAATTGAGCCGATAGTAGGGCTCTGCATATAAGATGTGAAATGGTTCAAATAATCTCGGCAGAATATCGTCACCAATAGGAAAACCGGTAAAGAGATGATAAATAGGGGCCGGTCGATCACCGAACATATAGCCGATGCCGCCGCCGAAATTTAGAAAATACCACTTTGTAAACTCACTTTGAAATCCCCAGTTTATTAAATTACCTGTTTTTATCATTTTAGTGTTTATTGAAACGGAGTGAAATCCGTGCGTATAAGAAATGTCAAAATTCGCTATATAATTTTTTGATAGGTCATTAATTACACCTATTCCAGGTCCGATACCGAGATCGTGTTTAGGGG is drawn from bacterium and contains these coding sequences:
- a CDS encoding STAS domain-containing protein; the encoded protein is MEGIQTTIKFTGPSDSIGVIKVGGYIDTTTSSELERALASLLKKNQYRIIVDLGDVDYISSAGWGIFISEIKGIKENSGDLKLVRMIPEVYEVFELLEFHYILKAYDTIEDAVDAFVKENGGVLTSTPKAAPEKEVTAPSTSSAAKSLGTASKHVEEKEEEEEDELMHVPKSADEMTVEEKIFDVIAKSPSLSAWQIKKILNSSDYGFTKLGWFEVRKKLKDMNMESKEARYNYSAKHK